A region from the Lentisphaera profundi genome encodes:
- the serS gene encoding serine--tRNA ligase — MIDIKKFRENADFFKKKWADRGLEVDVNEILAWDTDWRKSMVAVEDLKSKRKLESKQIGIMKKNGEDAAPAMEAVRLIGDQIKELDAKAAELSNKVNSKLLSLPNPPSEFTPVGFTEDDNPEVRRWGTKPEFDFEPQAHWDLGQQLDILDLPRAAKMSGSGFYLWKGAGARLERALINFFLDQNTENGYKEAWVPFMVNPKAMTGTGQLPKFAEEIYHATEDDLYLVPTAEVPLTNIHADEILDAKDLPIAYTAYTPCFRREAGAAGKDSRGILRVHQFSKVEMVKIVEPSTSYTELEMLLADAEHLLQQLGLHYRVIELCSGDLGFSAARCYDIEVWAPGTDRYLEVSSCSNFEDFQSRRCKIRYKEDMEKKAELVHTINGSGLALPRCIVALMETYQRADGSIEVPDLLVPYMGGLTEITAEG; from the coding sequence ATGATTGATATCAAAAAATTCAGAGAAAATGCTGATTTCTTTAAGAAAAAATGGGCAGATCGCGGCCTAGAAGTTGATGTAAACGAAATTTTAGCCTGGGATACTGACTGGCGTAAAAGTATGGTGGCAGTGGAAGACTTGAAATCAAAGAGAAAACTTGAGTCAAAGCAAATTGGTATCATGAAAAAGAATGGCGAGGATGCAGCTCCAGCTATGGAAGCCGTTCGTCTTATTGGTGATCAAATAAAAGAACTGGATGCAAAAGCAGCTGAATTATCTAATAAAGTTAATTCTAAACTTCTTTCTTTGCCCAATCCACCATCAGAATTTACTCCTGTTGGCTTTACTGAGGACGACAATCCTGAAGTTCGCCGTTGGGGTACTAAACCTGAATTCGATTTTGAACCCCAAGCACACTGGGATTTAGGTCAACAGTTAGATATTTTAGACTTGCCTCGCGCAGCTAAGATGTCTGGATCGGGATTTTATCTATGGAAGGGTGCAGGCGCACGCTTGGAAAGAGCTTTGATTAACTTTTTCTTGGATCAAAATACCGAGAATGGTTATAAAGAAGCTTGGGTTCCTTTTATGGTCAATCCAAAAGCTATGACTGGTACAGGTCAATTGCCAAAATTTGCGGAAGAGATTTATCACGCTACAGAAGATGATCTTTATTTAGTTCCCACTGCAGAAGTACCGCTAACTAATATCCATGCCGATGAAATATTGGATGCTAAGGATTTGCCTATTGCGTATACAGCTTATACACCATGTTTCCGTCGTGAAGCAGGAGCTGCAGGCAAAGATTCAAGAGGTATTTTACGCGTTCACCAATTCTCTAAAGTTGAAATGGTGAAAATAGTTGAGCCTTCAACATCTTATACTGAGTTAGAAATGCTATTAGCTGATGCTGAGCACCTCTTACAGCAATTAGGACTTCATTATCGCGTCATTGAATTATGCTCAGGTGACTTAGGCTTCTCAGCCGCGCGTTGTTACGATATAGAAGTGTGGGCTCCTGGTACAGATCGTTACCTCGAAGTTTCTTCATGTTCTAACTTCGAAGACTTTCAATCACGTCGTTGTAAGATTCGTTATAAAGAAGATATGGAGAAAAAAGCTGAACTCGTTCATACAATTAATGGTTCTGGTTTAGCATTGCCTCGTTGTATTGTGGCACTTATGGAAACTTATCAGCGTGCTGATGGCTCTATCGAGGTTCCAGATCTTCTTGTTCCTTATATGGGTGGTTTAACTGAGATAACTGCAGAGGGCTAG
- a CDS encoding RNA polymerase sigma factor, which translates to MIERIQNENTTASTWEDFSDAYRRFIYIALRNNGLNHHDCEEVVQRVMIKVWEKIARFKYNPGRGKFRYWLYRVSRNEMIDFVRAQQAYEKRNAALLELSPEIEESDLRKAVDNEWRNYIANMALERIKGEFKSHTIESFLMHSKGIAPEEIAQQLGMTVNSVYLSKRRILERLKEEVRRLEHELG; encoded by the coding sequence TTGATTGAAAGAATTCAGAATGAAAATACGACGGCGAGCACTTGGGAAGATTTTTCCGATGCGTACCGACGTTTTATCTACATTGCTCTTCGCAATAATGGTTTGAATCACCATGATTGCGAAGAAGTTGTTCAGCGTGTTATGATCAAAGTATGGGAAAAAATTGCCCGCTTTAAATACAATCCAGGAAGAGGGAAATTTAGGTATTGGTTGTATCGCGTTTCTAGAAACGAAATGATTGACTTTGTCCGTGCTCAGCAGGCTTATGAAAAGAGAAATGCCGCTTTATTAGAACTTAGTCCAGAGATTGAAGAATCAGATCTTCGTAAAGCAGTGGATAACGAATGGCGCAACTATATCGCGAATATGGCTCTAGAGCGTATAAAAGGTGAGTTTAAATCACATACAATAGAAAGTTTTTTGATGCACAGTAAAGGCATTGCTCCAGAGGAAATTGCTCAGCAACTTGGGATGACGGTTAATAGTGTTTATTTATCTAAGCGCCGAATTCTCGAACGTTTAAAAGAAGAAGTACGTCGTTTAGAGCATGAGCTGGGTTAA
- a CDS encoding DUF455 family protein — MNLYHFAQNILESPHIEDKLRHPGKIDYSPLKENLSLKSAPERSDAYSFGKKDSKKLQLGELNSDRDRGLLLLMFMNHELVAIELMAHALIKFSNSVPEEFQRGLVQTLIDEQKHCRLYLNRLKELSCQAGDLPLSSFFWDCLSKVETPQAYLAGMSLTLEQANLDFTCYYKTLFTQAGDKKTADILKLVYEDEIRHVQFGVDWMNKWNKDSSFWDYYLRHLPTALDPSRAKSNKYFDMSGRLSAQMDEATILQFKLHNSSKGRSPNIWTFNPGAELESHKISPRKNNTIAEDDLCPLLISLCKKDDILLSNKKISLSTLERFYKLKFPLPENFDFQQIPQLLKKHKPGFIKAWGKSPVAEKKTTAITKLQSTSFKQTLWQEPWKNLYSKKFQAEIYRQLISENDFFDLKPASFFKTIESLLESNLSSDILLKAPLATTGRGCRRVSLKNLQNDDLNWINGNIKRQGGILAEAHRERLADFSAQYELLANGKLKFYGLTQIETQAFANTANICGPFHQHWSKELKKFVFANGGNCIKEGFDKVAQLWAKEMIEMDFSGPFALDGFIWKEFETLYFRPICELNPRITMGRIALELNRACQGSSISRLSIINKTESSLVSNTSQMNPQGKIKAADIILTPDAQQFFAHFKII, encoded by the coding sequence ATGAATTTATATCATTTTGCTCAGAACATTCTCGAATCACCTCATATCGAAGATAAACTACGACATCCAGGTAAAATTGATTATTCTCCGCTCAAGGAGAATTTATCTTTAAAAAGTGCACCTGAGCGTTCCGATGCTTATTCATTTGGTAAAAAAGACAGTAAAAAACTGCAATTGGGCGAACTAAATTCTGACCGTGACCGCGGCCTGCTCTTGCTCATGTTTATGAATCATGAATTAGTCGCTATTGAACTCATGGCGCATGCGCTCATTAAATTCTCAAATTCAGTACCCGAAGAATTCCAACGTGGCTTAGTCCAAACTCTTATTGACGAACAAAAGCATTGCCGATTATATCTCAATCGGCTCAAAGAATTATCTTGTCAAGCAGGTGACCTCCCACTAAGTAGTTTCTTTTGGGATTGTCTTTCCAAAGTTGAAACACCTCAAGCCTACCTTGCGGGAATGAGCCTTACGCTTGAGCAAGCTAACTTAGATTTCACCTGCTACTACAAGACATTATTTACTCAAGCAGGAGACAAAAAAACTGCCGATATCCTGAAGCTTGTTTATGAAGATGAAATCCGTCATGTCCAATTTGGTGTCGACTGGATGAATAAATGGAATAAGGACAGCAGTTTCTGGGACTATTACCTTCGACATTTACCTACGGCTCTTGATCCGAGTCGAGCTAAATCAAATAAATACTTTGATATGAGCGGCCGCCTTAGCGCCCAAATGGACGAAGCGACTATCCTACAATTTAAGCTTCATAATAGCAGCAAAGGAAGAAGTCCTAATATATGGACATTCAACCCTGGAGCTGAGCTTGAGTCTCATAAAATATCTCCTCGAAAAAACAATACCATAGCGGAAGACGATCTTTGCCCCTTGCTTATATCTCTATGTAAAAAAGATGATATTTTACTTAGCAACAAAAAAATATCACTCAGTACTCTTGAACGTTTTTATAAGTTAAAATTCCCTTTACCCGAGAATTTTGACTTCCAGCAAATACCTCAACTGCTTAAAAAGCATAAGCCTGGCTTCATTAAAGCTTGGGGAAAAAGTCCTGTGGCAGAAAAAAAGACTACTGCGATCACAAAACTTCAATCCACTAGCTTCAAACAAACGCTTTGGCAAGAGCCTTGGAAAAACTTATACTCAAAAAAATTCCAGGCAGAAATATATAGGCAGCTCATATCAGAGAACGATTTCTTTGATTTAAAGCCTGCAAGCTTTTTTAAAACCATTGAATCGCTTCTCGAATCCAATCTTTCTTCAGACATTTTATTGAAAGCTCCCTTAGCCACAACAGGAAGAGGCTGCCGTAGGGTCTCACTAAAAAACCTTCAAAATGATGATCTCAATTGGATCAACGGCAATATAAAACGTCAAGGGGGGATTTTAGCTGAAGCTCATCGAGAAAGACTGGCTGATTTCTCCGCTCAATACGAGCTTTTAGCTAATGGAAAACTTAAATTCTACGGCCTCACACAAATTGAAACCCAAGCCTTTGCGAATACCGCAAATATATGCGGGCCCTTTCATCAGCACTGGTCAAAAGAACTGAAGAAATTCGTATTTGCCAATGGAGGTAACTGCATCAAAGAAGGTTTTGATAAAGTGGCTCAACTCTGGGCTAAAGAAATGATTGAAATGGATTTCTCTGGGCCATTTGCACTCGATGGATTCATTTGGAAAGAATTTGAGACTCTTTACTTCCGTCCCATCTGTGAACTAAATCCACGTATCACAATGGGTAGAATTGCGCTCGAACTCAATCGTGCCTGCCAGGGATCTTCTATTAGCCGCTTATCTATTATTAACAAAACTGAAAGCTCTTTAGTGAGCAACACATCTCAAATGAATCCCCAAGGCAAAATAAAGGCTGCCGATATTATACTCACACCTGATGCGCAACAGTTTTTTGCTCATTTCAAAATCATATAA
- the clpS gene encoding ATP-dependent Clp protease adapter ClpS, translating into MSEKISIEGDTALLEKRKVKRPSLFKVILHNDDYTPMDFVVMLIKGVFHKTDDEAVQIMLTVHVKGKAICGVYPKDVAENKVDKAMNMSKKEGHPLLCTMQKE; encoded by the coding sequence ATGTCAGAAAAAATTTCAATTGAGGGCGACACAGCTCTGTTAGAAAAGCGCAAAGTAAAACGACCGAGCTTATTTAAAGTGATTTTACACAATGATGATTATACTCCCATGGATTTTGTCGTCATGCTCATTAAAGGTGTTTTTCATAAAACAGATGATGAGGCCGTACAAATTATGTTAACTGTACATGTGAAAGGTAAAGCTATTTGTGGTGTTTACCCCAAGGATGTTGCAGAGAACAAAGTGGACAAAGCTATGAACATGTCAAAAAAAGAAGGTCACCCCTTGCTTTGTACTATGCAAAAGGAATAA
- the clpA gene encoding ATP-dependent Clp protease ATP-binding subunit ClpA, translating to MYSKEFQITFMLAFKTAQQYHHEFVLPEHILFALIHDPESRNVLEVCGADINRLRADLLEYFENELPDLPDEEDYLPDESLALQRVIKRASDHAISSEIDKISGVHILVALFSEEDSHAVFFLQNQDIDRYDIVSYLSHGAEAEEEGDLMYDDDDEEDDFEDIFGESESSKGSMLDRYTVNLTERAKNGELDNIIGRKSELKRVVQTLCRRRKNNPILVGEPGVGKTAVVEGLALLIALGKVPERLLNAQIFALDLGSLVAGTKFRGDFEERLKNLVSDLKARPGAILFIDELHTIVGAGSTSGGTMDASNLLKPALSSGEIRCVGATTYGEYKNHILKDRALARRFQKIDVKEPSVKETVSILKGIKSYYEKHHEVQYPLSALQSAAELANRFINDRFLPDKAIDVLDEAGASLALLPPSQKRKTVNKAVIEEVIAAMAMIPSAKINSNDKHKLLTLADDLKKVVYGQEKAVEAVVKAVKTARSGLGDEEKPYGSFLFTGPTGVGKTELAKQLSNLLGVKFLRFDMSEYSEKHSISRLIGSPPGYVGFEQGGLLTEAVTKNPYSVVLLDEIEKAHQEIYNILLQVMDHGKLTDNNGHEADFRNVIIIMTSNIGAREASAKMIGFENIENLNASDTAVEKYFSPEFRNRLDGIVRFNPLTQELMLKVVDKFLSDLELKLRAKKMRLKVSSRARKWLAHKGFDPVMGARPLTRLIDNKIKHQLTDLILEEKLSEGHEVFVDYVENKMTLKVSALA from the coding sequence ATGTATAGTAAAGAATTTCAAATCACATTTATGTTGGCCTTTAAAACAGCTCAACAGTACCATCACGAATTTGTGTTGCCAGAACACATCCTTTTTGCTCTGATTCACGACCCTGAATCGCGTAATGTTTTAGAAGTTTGCGGTGCCGATATCAATCGTTTAAGAGCGGATCTATTAGAGTACTTTGAGAACGAATTACCTGACCTTCCCGATGAAGAAGATTACCTGCCAGATGAATCACTTGCACTTCAGCGAGTGATCAAACGCGCGTCGGATCATGCCATCAGTTCTGAGATTGATAAGATTAGTGGAGTTCACATTCTAGTCGCACTCTTCAGTGAAGAGGATTCTCATGCGGTTTTCTTTCTTCAAAATCAAGATATTGATCGCTATGATATAGTGAGCTACCTCTCTCATGGAGCCGAAGCTGAAGAAGAAGGCGACTTGATGTATGATGACGATGACGAGGAAGATGATTTTGAGGATATCTTTGGTGAATCGGAATCGTCAAAAGGCAGTATGCTCGATCGTTATACAGTGAATTTAACTGAAAGAGCTAAAAATGGCGAATTAGATAATATTATTGGTCGTAAAAGTGAACTTAAGCGCGTGGTTCAAACTCTTTGTCGACGCCGTAAGAATAATCCGATTTTAGTGGGTGAGCCTGGTGTAGGTAAAACTGCGGTTGTAGAAGGCTTAGCTTTGTTAATTGCTTTGGGAAAAGTACCTGAACGTTTGCTCAATGCGCAAATTTTTGCTTTAGATTTAGGATCTCTTGTAGCGGGAACTAAATTTCGTGGTGATTTTGAAGAGCGTTTAAAAAACTTAGTCAGTGATTTAAAAGCTCGACCTGGAGCCATATTATTTATTGATGAACTTCATACTATTGTAGGTGCAGGTTCTACTAGTGGAGGCACAATGGATGCTTCAAATCTTTTGAAGCCTGCTTTATCAAGTGGTGAAATTCGCTGTGTGGGTGCAACTACTTATGGTGAATATAAAAATCATATTTTAAAAGATCGTGCTTTAGCAAGACGTTTCCAGAAAATAGATGTGAAGGAACCTAGTGTAAAGGAAACCGTGTCTATTCTCAAGGGCATCAAGTCTTATTATGAAAAGCATCACGAAGTTCAATACCCTTTAAGTGCTTTGCAGTCGGCTGCAGAGTTAGCTAACCGTTTCATTAATGATCGTTTCTTACCCGATAAAGCGATAGACGTCTTAGATGAAGCAGGCGCCTCACTAGCGTTACTTCCCCCTTCACAAAAGCGCAAGACTGTGAATAAAGCGGTTATTGAAGAAGTGATTGCGGCCATGGCAATGATTCCATCCGCGAAAATTAATTCTAATGATAAGCATAAATTACTGACCTTAGCAGATGATCTTAAAAAAGTAGTTTATGGTCAGGAAAAAGCAGTTGAAGCCGTAGTGAAAGCCGTTAAAACAGCTCGTTCTGGTTTAGGAGATGAAGAAAAACCCTATGGTTCATTCTTGTTTACCGGACCTACTGGTGTTGGTAAAACTGAATTGGCAAAACAATTATCTAATTTACTGGGTGTGAAATTTTTACGCTTTGATATGAGTGAATACAGCGAGAAACACAGTATATCCAGACTTATTGGTTCTCCTCCAGGTTATGTCGGTTTTGAGCAGGGTGGATTACTCACTGAAGCGGTTACGAAAAATCCTTATAGTGTGGTTCTCTTAGATGAAATAGAGAAAGCACATCAAGAGATTTATAATATCTTACTTCAAGTAATGGATCACGGTAAATTGACTGATAATAATGGTCACGAAGCAGATTTTCGTAATGTGATTATTATCATGACTTCAAATATTGGTGCTCGAGAAGCATCCGCTAAAATGATAGGTTTTGAAAATATTGAAAACCTCAATGCGAGTGATACGGCAGTTGAAAAATACTTTTCACCAGAATTTCGCAATAGACTTGATGGCATAGTGAGGTTCAATCCACTAACGCAAGAACTCATGCTCAAGGTAGTCGATAAGTTCCTTTCAGATTTGGAGCTCAAGCTACGAGCGAAAAAAATGCGTCTCAAAGTGAGTAGTCGTGCAAGAAAATGGTTAGCTCATAAGGGTTTTGATCCTGTTATGGGTGCCCGACCTTTGACCCGACTCATTGATAATAAAATAAAGCATCAATTAACTGACCTTATTTTAGAAGAGAAGCTGTCGGAAGGGCATGAAGTCTTTGTGGACTATGTAGAAAATAAAATGACTCTCAAGGTTAGTGCTTTAGCTTAA
- a CDS encoding MATE family efflux transporter, whose translation MSLNRDFLKLAIPNVLSNLAVPALSITDTALMGHMPDPVMLGAVAISAQVFTCLYWSFGFLRMGTTGLTAQAHGKKSGEELVFLRALLSAVILSSLILLFQVPLARLAFSILDLDSDLLHHAKTYFDIRIFAAPATLMLYVFHGWFLGMQNSWFPLLLAYLGNIINICVSIYLVRYKNMDVAGVAWGTLIAQYMTLLLSIILARKYFKSWPKIQWEEVFRWQELKVFLSLNRDLFIRTGFLLAVVSSFTFISERFGSLTLGANAILLSLATCLAYMVDGYAFAAESLCGKLFGQKNVEGLKKLLSLSFNWSIISGLTFLLIFYLFDEQILSVFTSQKDVIMEAKKYYPWLLLACVLNPIAFIIDGIFIGLAKAAIMRRVMIGCALFVYLPSLYIFWSFDNHGLWLSMSLFMLMRSLYMSYELKKMKLTSEVNR comes from the coding sequence ATGTCTTTAAATCGAGATTTTCTAAAGTTAGCCATCCCTAATGTACTCAGTAATCTTGCGGTTCCTGCCTTAAGTATTACTGATACAGCACTGATGGGGCATATGCCCGATCCTGTAATGTTAGGCGCGGTAGCCATCTCGGCGCAGGTGTTTACTTGTTTATATTGGAGTTTTGGTTTTTTACGAATGGGGACCACGGGCTTGACGGCTCAGGCTCATGGTAAGAAAAGTGGTGAGGAACTGGTCTTTTTACGAGCACTATTGAGTGCGGTGATTTTATCATCACTTATCCTGCTCTTTCAGGTTCCTCTGGCGCGATTAGCTTTTTCAATTCTGGATTTGGATTCAGATTTACTGCATCATGCAAAAACGTATTTTGATATTAGGATTTTTGCGGCCCCGGCAACTTTAATGCTCTATGTGTTTCACGGCTGGTTTTTGGGGATGCAGAATTCTTGGTTCCCCTTATTGCTCGCTTATCTAGGGAACATTATCAATATATGTGTGAGTATATATTTAGTGCGCTATAAAAATATGGATGTGGCGGGAGTCGCTTGGGGAACTTTGATAGCTCAGTATATGACTTTATTATTGAGTATAATACTCGCTCGAAAATATTTTAAATCGTGGCCGAAAATTCAATGGGAGGAAGTTTTTCGTTGGCAGGAGCTCAAAGTTTTTTTAAGCTTGAATCGTGATCTTTTCATACGGACGGGATTTTTGCTTGCCGTGGTATCATCTTTTACTTTTATTAGCGAACGCTTTGGAAGTTTAACTCTAGGGGCCAATGCAATTTTATTGAGTTTAGCGACATGCTTAGCTTATATGGTAGACGGTTATGCCTTCGCCGCTGAAAGTCTTTGCGGGAAACTATTTGGGCAAAAAAATGTGGAGGGCTTAAAGAAGCTTCTTAGCTTATCTTTTAATTGGAGCATTATCAGTGGACTCACTTTTCTGCTGATTTTTTATTTATTTGATGAACAAATTTTAAGCGTGTTTACATCTCAAAAAGATGTAATTATGGAAGCGAAAAAATATTATCCATGGTTGTTATTAGCTTGTGTTCTAAATCCTATAGCCTTCATTATAGATGGGATATTTATAGGTTTAGCGAAGGCCGCAATTATGCGGCGCGTGATGATTGGCTGTGCTTTGTTTGTCTATTTGCCAAGTCTTTATATTTTTTGGTCTTTTGATAATCACGGTCTTTGGTTATCAATGAGCTTGTTCATGCTCATGAGAAGTCTCTACATGAGCTATGAACTGAAGAAGATGAAATTAACCTCGGAAGTAAATCGCTGA
- a CDS encoding 6-pyruvoyl trahydropterin synthase family protein produces the protein MYRSTKSFFHLPCAHRQWRDDGDCQLVHGYDRSVHFVFESDSLDDKCWVMDFGGLKHIKAWLEDKFDHTLLINEDDPEMAFFVDMDKKGLCRLRVLPNIGMEGSAKYIFDYVDPWVQEQTNGRVRIFSVESKENEKNSAIYFRG, from the coding sequence ATGTATCGTTCAACTAAAAGCTTCTTCCACCTCCCCTGTGCTCATAGACAATGGCGCGATGATGGTGACTGTCAGCTCGTACATGGCTACGATCGCTCCGTCCACTTTGTTTTTGAATCAGATTCCCTAGATGACAAATGCTGGGTTATGGATTTTGGTGGTTTAAAACACATTAAAGCTTGGCTTGAAGATAAGTTTGATCACACTCTGCTTATCAACGAAGATGACCCTGAAATGGCTTTTTTCGTAGACATGGACAAAAAAGGACTTTGTCGTTTGCGCGTCTTACCAAATATTGGAATGGAAGGCTCTGCCAAGTATATATTTGATTATGTTGATCCATGGGTACAAGAGCAAACAAATGGTCGTGTAAGAATTTTCTCTGTCGAATCTAAGGAAAACGAGAAGAACTCAGCGATTTACTTCCGAGGTTAA
- the folE gene encoding GTP cyclohydrolase I FolE: protein MLDTSKTDTSLGHEVEAYLSSKGQSTPLVKNNLDSKQKIQKIESLFSEIMETLGLDLRDDSLIDSPSRVAKMYVNEVFWGLDPNNFPKCTTIENKMAYDEMVTVSDIKVMSNCEHHFVVIDGFAHVSYIPNKKVIGLSKINRIVDYFSRRPQVQERLTHQIFHTLCYILDTQDVAVVINATHYCVKSRGVQDASSKTYTSKIGGQFKRSVATRAEFFSQINKN, encoded by the coding sequence ATGTTGGATACTAGCAAAACAGATACAAGCCTTGGCCATGAAGTAGAAGCCTACTTGTCAAGTAAGGGTCAATCGACTCCTCTTGTAAAAAACAATTTAGATTCTAAGCAGAAAATCCAAAAAATCGAATCTCTTTTTAGTGAGATTATGGAAACACTCGGACTCGACCTACGCGATGATAGCCTTATAGATAGCCCCAGTCGAGTCGCAAAAATGTATGTCAACGAAGTTTTCTGGGGTCTTGATCCCAATAATTTCCCTAAGTGTACTACCATCGAGAATAAAATGGCCTACGATGAAATGGTCACTGTTTCAGACATAAAAGTCATGTCGAATTGCGAACATCATTTTGTTGTTATCGATGGTTTTGCTCACGTCTCTTATATTCCAAACAAAAAAGTTATTGGCCTGAGTAAGATCAACCGTATCGTTGATTACTTCAGTCGCCGTCCACAGGTTCAAGAACGTTTGACTCATCAAATCTTCCACACCTTATGTTATATCTTAGACACACAAGATGTTGCCGTTGTTATCAACGCCACTCATTACTGTGTGAAATCACGTGGAGTCCAAGATGCTAGCTCAAAAACTTATACCTCAAAGATTGGTGGACAATTTAAACGTAGCGTAGCTACACGCGCTGAATTCTTTTCACAGATCAACAAGAACTAA
- a CDS encoding TatD family hydrolase: protein MFDTHFHLDPEDNPEEIYLAARAAGVNNMTLIGCDPESCDRALTTAQKFDNMYFSAGVHPLYVKDFKGNITDFDKYYQDSNNVAVGEIGLDFYYDKDKEIQNKQLEIFETFLEKSVELAKPAIIHSREAFPETLSCLKNTLQNKQDFILHCYTGDEKWVSEFIDAGGYISYSGIVTFKNAESLRKSLSKVPKDRILIETDSPYLAPVPMRGKRNQPAYVVHVRDKVADLLNMSPEDLSELTSQNAKNIFKLSSKK, encoded by the coding sequence ATGTTTGACACCCACTTCCACCTCGATCCGGAGGATAACCCGGAAGAGATATATTTAGCTGCACGCGCCGCTGGCGTTAACAACATGACCTTAATTGGCTGTGATCCAGAGTCATGCGACCGAGCCCTGACTACTGCACAAAAATTCGATAATATGTATTTCTCTGCAGGAGTTCATCCTCTTTACGTAAAAGACTTCAAAGGCAATATCACAGACTTTGATAAATATTACCAAGACTCAAATAATGTTGCGGTCGGAGAAATTGGTTTAGATTTCTACTACGACAAAGATAAAGAGATACAAAATAAACAGCTAGAGATTTTTGAAACCTTCCTAGAGAAGTCAGTAGAACTTGCAAAGCCTGCTATTATTCATAGTAGAGAAGCTTTTCCTGAAACACTTTCTTGCCTAAAAAACACCCTTCAGAACAAACAGGACTTTATCCTTCATTGCTATACTGGAGATGAAAAATGGGTGAGTGAATTCATTGATGCAGGTGGCTATATATCCTATTCAGGAATCGTTACCTTTAAAAATGCCGAATCACTTCGAAAAAGTTTAAGCAAAGTCCCCAAAGATCGCATACTTATTGAAACTGACTCGCCTTATCTCGCACCTGTACCCATGCGAGGCAAGCGCAATCAACCCGCATACGTTGTCCACGTTAGAGATAAAGTTGCCGATTTACTGAATATGAGCCCAGAAGACTTAAGCGAACTCACCAGTCAAAATGCTAAGAATATATTTAAATTGAGTTCAAAAAAGTAA
- a CDS encoding nitroreductase family protein yields MELINAINRRRSARKFLAQSPEREQVLPIMEAARFAHSIANRQVLRYLVCLNKVKSLVISDFISLASNIDDSMNQENPASAPAYIICIGPEGDSPSHFADLGAAFQNMSLAAMTEKLSMCFITQFDKTELTRLFELPHNHQILAVFAIGSAAESSVAYNAETLPTHIENPTDSRIIQIPKLRASQITSWIE; encoded by the coding sequence ATGGAATTAATCAACGCCATAAATAGACGTCGCAGTGCCAGAAAATTCCTTGCTCAATCACCTGAGAGAGAGCAAGTTTTACCCATAATGGAAGCTGCTAGATTCGCTCATTCCATTGCCAATAGGCAAGTCTTGCGTTACTTAGTTTGTCTCAACAAAGTAAAGAGTCTTGTTATTAGTGATTTCATTTCTCTGGCTAGCAATATTGATGATTCTATGAATCAAGAAAATCCTGCCTCTGCTCCTGCTTATATAATCTGTATTGGCCCCGAAGGCGACTCCCCTTCTCACTTTGCTGATCTTGGTGCCGCCTTTCAAAATATGTCCTTAGCGGCCATGACTGAAAAGTTATCCATGTGCTTTATCACTCAATTTGATAAGACTGAACTAACGCGACTATTTGAACTCCCACATAATCATCAAATCCTCGCCGTATTTGCAATTGGCTCCGCCGCCGAAAGTTCCGTTGCTTATAATGCAGAAACTCTACCCACACATATTGAAAACCCGACAGATTCACGCATCATTCAAATTCCTAAACTTAGAGCCTCACAAATAACTAGCTGGATTGAATAA